A genomic stretch from Sulfurimonas sediminis includes:
- a CDS encoding nucleotidyltransferase family protein has translation MKATKNNIIEYLRQIKPELYKNGISSLALFGSFAKETQTVYSDIDIAISKDKNFLQKNTSYDYFDTVTMIKSKIRKQFHRNIDIFDLDSNSPFKESIKKELIYV, from the coding sequence ATGAAAGCGACAAAAAATAATATCATAGAGTATCTCAGGCAGATAAAACCCGAACTTTACAAAAATGGCATCAGCTCACTTGCCCTTTTCGGGAGTTTTGCAAAAGAGACACAAACAGTTTACAGTGATATTGACATTGCTATATCCAAAGATAAAAATTTCTTACAAAAAAACACATCTTATGATTATTTTGATACAGTAACAATGATAAAATCAAAAATACGAAAGCAGTTTCATAGAAATATAGATATTTTTGACTTAGACAGCAACAGTCCGTTTAAAGAGAGTATCAAAAAGGAACTTATATATGTTTAG
- a CDS encoding Glu/Leu/Phe/Val family dehydrogenase, translated as MGGAKGGVAVDAKTLSKLELERLSRGYIRAIVDIIGPKRDIPAPDMYTNATIMGWMADEYNQIMREQLPGVITRKPVYLGGSKGREAATGQGALYVLECWLKRNAKKLQGMRIAVQGFGNAGYHFARLAKEAGYKVVALSDSKGAIYSKDGLDPKKIMFHRKKHNELKAMLYCDVSICEEAENEVMTNEELLALDVDVLVLAAMENQITKENAAKIQAKLILEIANGPITSQADEILQKNNAIVIPDVLANAGGVTVSYFEWVQNRAGYYWEEEEVNEKLKYILEKQSKVIFLGKSHEK; from the coding sequence TTGGGGGGTGCAAAAGGTGGTGTTGCAGTAGATGCAAAAACGCTCTCAAAACTTGAGTTAGAAAGACTAAGCCGTGGTTATATCCGTGCTATTGTTGACATTATAGGACCAAAGAGAGATATTCCCGCTCCAGATATGTACACCAATGCAACAATTATGGGCTGGATGGCAGACGAGTATAATCAAATAATGCGAGAACAGCTTCCGGGTGTTATTACCAGAAAGCCTGTGTATCTTGGCGGTTCAAAAGGTAGGGAAGCAGCTACGGGTCAAGGTGCTCTTTACGTCCTTGAGTGCTGGCTAAAGCGCAATGCAAAAAAACTGCAGGGAATGCGCATAGCAGTACAGGGTTTTGGAAATGCAGGGTATCATTTTGCCAGGCTTGCAAAAGAAGCAGGGTATAAAGTTGTAGCGCTTTCTGACTCCAAGGGTGCCATCTACTCTAAAGACGGGCTAGACCCGAAAAAGATAATGTTTCATCGTAAAAAGCATAATGAGCTCAAAGCCATGCTTTATTGTGATGTGTCTATCTGCGAAGAGGCAGAAAATGAGGTCATGACAAATGAAGAACTCTTAGCGTTGGATGTTGATGTATTGGTGCTTGCCGCAATGGAAAATCAAATCACAAAAGAGAATGCCGCAAAAATACAGGCAAAACTTATTTTAGAGATTGCAAACGGTCCGATTACTTCACAAGCAGATGAAATTCTGCAAAAGAACAATGCTATTGTGATTCCCGATGTACTTGCAAATGCGGGAGGGGTTACTGTGAGCTATTTTGAATGGGTGCAAAACAGGGCAGGATACTACTGGGAAGAGGAAGAAGTGAATGAAAAACTTAAATATATCTTAGAAAAACAGTCAAAGGTTATTTTTCTAGGTAAATCCCACGAAAAATAA
- a CDS encoding Glu/Leu/Phe/Val dehydrogenase dimerization domain-containing protein: protein MRNLFDDAKSRLDKVLPLISLPEDIAIRLAQPKLNLTVNIPVRMDDGSLRVFTGYRVQYDDTRGPYKGGIRFHPDVCIDEVTSLAFWMTVKCAVAGLPFGGCKRWCCSRCKNALKT from the coding sequence ATGAGAAATTTGTTTGATGATGCAAAAAGTAGATTGGATAAAGTTTTACCTCTTATAAGCCTGCCGGAAGATATTGCGATTCGCTTGGCACAGCCTAAACTTAATCTCACTGTAAACATTCCCGTAAGAATGGATGATGGCAGTTTGAGGGTTTTTACAGGATATCGCGTGCAGTATGACGATACAAGAGGCCCTTATAAAGGCGGTATTCGTTTTCATCCTGATGTTTGCATAGATGAAGTTACTTCTCTTGCTTTTTGGATGACGGTAAAATGTGCCGTTGCAGGGCTGCCTTTTGGGGGGTGCAAAAGGTGGTGTTGCAGTAGATGCAAAAACGCTCTCAAAACTTGA
- a CDS encoding putative iron-sulfur cluster-binding metallochaperone, with translation MFSMFTTQKKEDCCSSGLKVQENQGASCETEGDNCCTPQPKAKVVCPKCGEKAKGVLGKTLRHLLKDEAKSKLSCFDGFYYCKTATCKVVYFRGDEILTQKDVSVVVGLKEGAIPATVCYCFGWSKEKIRAELAETGKTTVIEDIKAKMENPGCACEVLNPSGGCCLGDVSKAIKELTIQS, from the coding sequence ATGTTTAGTATGTTTACGACTCAAAAAAAAGAAGATTGTTGTTCAAGTGGATTAAAAGTACAGGAAAATCAGGGTGCGAGTTGTGAAACAGAGGGAGACAACTGTTGCACACCACAGCCAAAAGCCAAAGTAGTATGTCCGAAGTGTGGAGAAAAAGCAAAGGGGGTGCTTGGTAAAACACTGCGACATCTTTTAAAAGATGAGGCAAAATCAAAACTTTCCTGCTTTGACGGCTTTTACTACTGTAAGACAGCTACATGTAAAGTAGTCTATTTTCGAGGGGATGAGATACTGACACAAAAAGATGTGAGTGTGGTCGTCGGACTCAAAGAAGGAGCAATCCCGGCTACTGTATGCTACTGTTTTGGGTGGAGCAAAGAGAAAATAAGAGCCGAACTTGCAGAAACAGGCAAAACAACAGTGATTGAAGACATTAAAGCGAAGATGGAAAATCCGGGATGTGCCTGCGAAGTGCTGAATCCAAGTGGCGGGTGTTGTCTTGGAGATGTAAGCAAGGCGATAAAAGAGCTTACAATACAGAGTTAG
- a CDS encoding response regulator transcription factor — protein sequence MKILLLEDDTALANILVDFLQDEYEVVQTYSMKQALELAENEKFDLYIFDINVPDGDGISLLQELRDFHDETPAIFITAFHDTKYLKSAFESGANDFIRKPFDLEELAQRIENIKRHFGLESLVKLDDQIIFDTKTHTLKIADKTIKLTHKESDCLHYFYKNRHRVVSSDELLQNFWEYEDMPSDDAIRTIVKNLRKHIGKEHIVNIRGEGYKFE from the coding sequence ATGAAAATATTACTCCTTGAAGACGACACGGCACTGGCAAACATTTTGGTTGATTTTTTACAAGACGAGTACGAGGTTGTGCAGACTTACAGTATGAAACAGGCACTTGAACTTGCAGAAAATGAAAAATTTGATTTGTATATTTTTGACATCAATGTTCCTGATGGCGACGGCATATCACTATTGCAAGAACTGAGAGACTTTCATGATGAAACACCGGCTATTTTTATTACTGCTTTTCATGATACAAAGTATCTTAAATCTGCTTTTGAGTCGGGTGCAAATGATTTCATCAGAAAACCTTTTGATTTGGAAGAGTTGGCACAGCGTATAGAAAACATTAAGAGGCATTTTGGACTGGAGAGTCTGGTGAAACTGGATGATCAGATTATATTTGATACAAAAACACATACACTGAAAATTGCCGACAAAACAATCAAACTGACACATAAAGAGAGTGACTGTCTGCATTACTTTTATAAGAACCGTCATCGTGTGGTAAGTTCTGATGAATTGCTGCAAAACTTTTGGGAATACGAAGATATGCCGAGTGATGATGCTATTCGCACCATTGTGAAAAATTTGCGAAAACACATCGGCAAAGAACATATTGTCAATATCCGTGGAGAAGGGTATAAGTTTGAATGA
- a CDS encoding efflux RND transporter permease subunit has protein sequence MIEKLIAFSIKNKFIVLLAALALVGASIWSMKNTPLDALPDLSPPQVIVQISWAGQSPEIVEDQGTYPLVAQFLAIANIDTVRGYSTYENGLIYIIFKEGTDLYWARSRVLEQLASIQSQLPRGMDVALGPDASGVGWVYEYALKSKTKNLAQLRTLQDYYYKYALMGVDGVSEVASIGGFIPTFEVTVNNDNLVRYNLSIQDIKRVLAKNNNDTGGRIVIKNGYEWMVQAKGYIKNLDDIRRLVVTTKAGTPVKLGDIARVELTPAPRRGLADLNGEGEVVGGIVMARYGEDVYTMIQRVQEKMKELKVDGVDVVTVYDRSGLIDKAVDTLKDTLIEESVIVVVIIGLFLMHFRSSLIVIIVLPLTVGFTFLLMKIFGISSNIMSLGGIAIAIGAMVDASIVMIENAHKMLHKFEHKEGRMPTEKERVAIILKSSQLVGRPIFFALALIVVSFLPIFALTGQEGLLFTPLAFTKTFAMAAGALLSITLVPALMIFFVKGRILPESRNPLNRFFIWVYRPVIVYGLKAKYLVIILVLLSLGYMYPLYKSLKWEFMPMLNEQTFMYMPVTPYGISIDQTKQLLQKTDKIIKSFPEVENVFGKAGRAGTPTDPAPLGMLETIITLKPKSEWPKGMTYDKLREDMEAALQVPGLTNSWTYPIRGRIDMLLSGIRTPIGIKLYGMDTKGLQKFGKQIEEQLRQYDKTLSVFADQASAGYYIDIIPDEDKLARYNLTKDALLEYTAFAIGGMQVSTMYKGLERYPISLRLEDNERRSLESIRNIQIKTKLGFVPLGSLAKVAYRQSASVIKSEMAAPVTFIYITPKEGISATEYKIGAQKFIDQIKFDPGYYIEWAGQSEYLDSAMKRIIWIVPAVLVVIFLLIYMALKKPGPTLIVFFTLPFALLGGLIYIDMLNFAMSIAVIVGFLALLGVAAETAIVMIIYLQEAVDEYKEKYGKNFGIKELNAAIYEGAVQRVRPKLMTVFAILAGLTPIMYTHGVGSEVMQRIAAPMLGGVVSSAVLSLVIIPILFEIYAKRQLAQKEDI, from the coding sequence ATGATAGAAAAACTCATCGCTTTTAGTATAAAAAACAAGTTTATTGTTCTATTGGCAGCTTTGGCTCTTGTCGGTGCCTCTATATGGAGTATGAAAAATACGCCTCTCGATGCTTTGCCTGACCTCTCTCCGCCTCAGGTTATCGTACAGATTAGCTGGGCAGGACAATCCCCTGAAATTGTTGAAGATCAGGGAACATACCCCCTTGTTGCACAGTTTTTAGCCATTGCAAATATTGATACGGTTCGTGGCTACTCTACGTACGAGAACGGTCTGATTTACATCATTTTCAAAGAGGGAACCGACCTCTACTGGGCACGAAGCCGTGTTTTGGAACAACTAGCAAGTATCCAATCACAACTTCCACGAGGCATGGATGTTGCCCTTGGTCCTGATGCCAGTGGTGTGGGCTGGGTATATGAGTATGCCCTCAAATCAAAAACTAAAAATCTTGCCCAGCTACGTACCCTTCAGGACTACTATTACAAATATGCACTTATGGGTGTTGACGGCGTGAGTGAAGTGGCTAGTATCGGTGGATTTATTCCTACCTTTGAGGTCACTGTAAATAATGATAATCTTGTTCGATACAACCTCAGCATCCAAGACATCAAAAGAGTATTGGCAAAAAACAACAATGACACCGGCGGGCGTATTGTCATTAAAAACGGCTATGAATGGATGGTTCAGGCAAAGGGCTACATCAAAAATCTGGATGACATCAGAAGACTTGTTGTCACTACAAAAGCGGGAACACCTGTCAAACTCGGCGATATTGCTAGAGTGGAACTTACCCCTGCCCCTCGTCGTGGCCTGGCAGACTTAAACGGCGAAGGTGAAGTGGTCGGCGGTATCGTTATGGCACGTTACGGCGAAGATGTCTACACTATGATTCAGCGTGTACAAGAGAAAATGAAGGAGCTTAAAGTTGACGGCGTGGATGTTGTCACCGTGTATGACCGTTCAGGTCTCATTGACAAAGCGGTAGATACTTTAAAAGATACGCTCATTGAAGAAAGTGTTATAGTCGTTGTCATCATCGGACTTTTTTTGATGCACTTTCGCTCCTCTCTTATTGTAATTATTGTCCTGCCTCTGACCGTCGGTTTTACCTTTTTACTGATGAAAATTTTTGGTATCAGCTCAAATATTATGAGTCTCGGTGGTATTGCCATCGCCATCGGTGCCATGGTGGATGCTTCCATCGTTATGATAGAAAATGCCCATAAAATGTTGCACAAATTTGAGCACAAAGAAGGCAGAATGCCAACAGAAAAAGAGCGTGTTGCTATCATACTCAAATCTTCACAGCTGGTCGGGCGTCCTATATTTTTCGCACTGGCACTCATTGTTGTTTCCTTTTTGCCTATTTTTGCACTGACTGGGCAAGAGGGACTCTTGTTTACCCCTCTTGCCTTTACAAAAACCTTTGCAATGGCTGCAGGTGCACTACTGAGTATCACTTTAGTTCCTGCATTGATGATATTTTTTGTCAAAGGAAGAATTCTCCCTGAGAGCAGAAATCCTCTCAACAGATTTTTCATCTGGGTATATCGTCCTGTTATTGTCTATGGACTCAAAGCAAAATATCTTGTTATTATCCTTGTTTTACTCTCTCTTGGTTACATGTATCCGCTTTACAAGAGTCTGAAATGGGAATTTATGCCAATGCTTAATGAGCAGACATTTATGTATATGCCGGTAACCCCTTACGGTATCAGTATAGACCAGACAAAACAACTGCTGCAAAAAACAGATAAAATCATCAAATCTTTTCCAGAAGTTGAAAATGTGTTCGGAAAAGCGGGACGCGCAGGTACTCCAACCGATCCTGCACCGTTAGGTATGCTTGAGACTATCATCACACTCAAACCAAAATCCGAGTGGCCAAAAGGCATGACATATGACAAACTGCGAGAAGATATGGAAGCTGCCCTGCAGGTTCCAGGACTGACAAATTCCTGGACCTATCCGATTCGTGGACGGATAGATATGCTTTTGAGTGGTATCCGAACGCCTATTGGTATCAAACTCTACGGAATGGATACAAAAGGACTGCAAAAATTCGGCAAACAGATAGAAGAGCAATTGCGCCAATATGACAAAACACTCTCTGTTTTTGCCGATCAGGCAAGTGCCGGATACTACATCGATATCATTCCCGATGAAGATAAACTTGCCCGATACAATCTCACAAAAGACGCCCTTTTGGAATATACCGCTTTTGCTATTGGTGGTATGCAGGTTTCAACAATGTATAAAGGGCTCGAACGCTACCCTATCTCCCTGCGTCTCGAAGACAATGAAAGAAGAAGTCTTGAGTCTATCAGAAACATACAGATTAAGACCAAGCTCGGTTTTGTTCCGCTTGGAAGCTTGGCAAAAGTAGCCTACAGACAAAGTGCTTCTGTCATCAAAAGTGAAATGGCAGCACCCGTTACTTTCATTTATATTACGCCAAAAGAGGGTATCAGTGCGACAGAGTATAAAATAGGCGCACAAAAGTTCATCGATCAAATCAAATTTGATCCGGGATATTATATAGAATGGGCGGGACAGTCTGAGTATCTTGATTCGGCTATGAAGCGTATCATCTGGATTGTACCTGCTGTTCTTGTTGTCATATTTTTACTCATCTATATGGCTCTTAAAAAACCCGGACCAACGCTCATTGTCTTTTTTACCCTGCCGTTCGCACTTTTGGGCGGACTTATTTATATAGATATGCTTAACTTTGCCATGAGTATAGCCGTCATTGTCGGATTTCTGGCACTGCTAGGCGTCGCCGCCGAGACAGCTATCGTTATGATAATTTATCTGCAAGAAGCGGTGGATGAATATAAAGAAAAATATGGAAAAAACTTTGGAATCAAAGAACTCAATGCAGCAATTTATGAGGGAGCGGTTCAAAGAGTCCGTCCAAAACTCATGACGGTCTTTGCTATTTTAGCGGGGCTTACCCCTATTATGTACACCCACGGAGTGGGAAGCGAAGTGATGCAGCGTATTGCCGCACCTATGCTTGGCGGAGTTGTTAGTTCAGCAGTGCTGAGTCTTGTCATCATTCCTATTTTGTTTGAAATTTATGCCAAACGACAACTTGCCCAAAAAGAGGATATCTAA
- a CDS encoding sensor histidine kinase: MNELEKKSFYAFVVLYLISSLLFVLLSGYWYYSAQKNSLESATYYKLNHIADKLSGLIINAQMKGTTLQLPNEKGYEYRLIGTNEAGDFKTGYYEKNGYKVLVSDAPQEHLNIEYVIVRTKEYFKQLWELQKNVLLVMSVGFFFIVLISFMLAKLFMKPVHQRMEQIESFIQDVSHELNTPITALKMSASRAIKKKVYDKKILTNISISTKQLESIYKSLTFLNFNQKQQEAEDVNLKNILEQTIGYYSELTNAKNIKIEAELEDVYFYIIPSRAELLFSNLLSNAIKYSMPQTTIKIKLDKDSFVIEDEGVGIEQKKLDEIFEMYKRESDIAGGFGVGLSIVKQICNAYGITINVESQLGKGTRFTLLFK, from the coding sequence TTGAATGAGTTGGAAAAAAAGTCTTTTTACGCTTTTGTAGTTTTATATCTCATTTCTTCTCTTTTATTTGTTTTGCTCTCAGGATACTGGTACTACAGTGCACAGAAAAATTCTTTGGAGAGTGCAACCTATTACAAGCTTAATCATATCGCCGACAAACTTTCAGGGCTTATTATTAATGCGCAGATGAAAGGGACAACACTGCAACTTCCAAATGAAAAAGGGTATGAATACCGTTTGATTGGTACAAATGAAGCAGGGGATTTTAAAACAGGGTATTATGAAAAAAACGGCTATAAGGTTCTTGTTTCAGACGCACCGCAGGAACATCTCAATATTGAATATGTCATTGTCAGAACAAAAGAGTATTTCAAACAACTTTGGGAACTGCAAAAAAATGTTCTTTTGGTTATGAGCGTGGGCTTTTTCTTTATTGTCCTCATCTCTTTTATGCTTGCCAAACTGTTTATGAAGCCTGTGCACCAGAGAATGGAGCAGATAGAGAGCTTCATTCAGGATGTCTCACATGAATTAAACACTCCTATAACCGCTTTGAAAATGAGTGCGAGTCGAGCAATCAAGAAAAAAGTTTATGATAAAAAAATACTGACGAATATCTCTATAAGCACAAAACAGCTTGAGAGTATCTATAAGTCACTGACATTTTTAAATTTTAATCAAAAACAGCAAGAAGCAGAGGATGTGAATCTTAAAAATATTTTGGAGCAGACTATCGGTTACTACAGTGAACTTACAAATGCAAAAAACATAAAGATAGAGGCAGAGCTTGAAGATGTCTATTTTTATATCATTCCCTCACGGGCAGAACTGTTGTTTTCAAATCTGCTCTCAAATGCTATAAAATACTCAATGCCACAAACAACTATAAAGATAAAACTGGATAAAGACTCTTTTGTTATAGAAGATGAGGGTGTCGGTATAGAGCAAAAAAAACTTGATGAAATTTTTGAGATGTATAAACGTGAGTCAGATATAGCAGGCGGATTTGGTGTAGGTCTGAGCATTGTGAAACAAATATGTAATGCATACGGTATAACAATCAATGTTGAATCCCAACTTGGAAAAGGAACACGATTCACGCTTTTATTTAAATAA
- the merA gene encoding mercury(II) reductase has product MQTYELQIEGMTCDHCALIIEKKLDIEGVKEKKVSYPEKKAVVSFDETLTNIEAIQETINSIGNYKVTDVSQEEKHLIIIGGGSAAFAATIEAKEHGVKVTMINDGLPIGGTCVNIGCVPSKNLIRAAQTLYNANNNPFGGITSSAKLADFKTVIEEKTKLVLDLREQKYINIIKDMENFEFIEGHASLVSPTAVEVNGRIIEGSHILIATGARPMIADIEGLSEVDYLTNDEAFALESLPASMIILGGSYIALEMAQMFARFGSKITVLQRSERILSHESPDITDMLSGYLQDEGIEIITDNVIQSVHQKNGSVIVKTVVGDETLEIEAEKIVVATGRVANTQNMNLESLDLSLHVNGAVKVNDFGQTNVATIYAAGDVTGEHMFVYTAAYEAKTAVANMFSSSQQKLDFSVLPWVIFTDPQVAGVGLDEKQAKDKGIDFEVATLPLSYVPRAIAAKDTRGMIKLLRNTADDTLIGARIVAAEGSELLMEISVAMKFGIKVSDLKEMLHPYLTLGEGIKLAAITFDKNVKELSCCAT; this is encoded by the coding sequence ATGCAAACGTATGAATTACAAATAGAGGGCATGACCTGTGATCATTGTGCGCTTATTATTGAAAAAAAATTGGACATTGAAGGTGTGAAAGAAAAAAAAGTCAGCTATCCTGAGAAAAAAGCAGTCGTCTCTTTTGACGAAACACTTACAAATATAGAGGCAATTCAGGAAACAATCAACAGTATAGGAAACTATAAAGTTACAGATGTTTCTCAAGAGGAAAAACATCTTATTATCATAGGCGGTGGTTCTGCTGCGTTTGCAGCGACCATTGAAGCGAAAGAACATGGTGTTAAAGTAACGATGATTAATGATGGATTGCCAATCGGTGGAACATGTGTCAATATTGGCTGTGTTCCTTCAAAAAATCTCATTCGGGCAGCCCAGACGCTTTATAATGCAAACAATAATCCATTTGGAGGCATCACATCATCTGCCAAGCTTGCTGATTTTAAAACTGTAATAGAAGAAAAAACAAAGCTTGTTTTAGATTTGCGTGAGCAAAAATACATCAATATCATCAAAGATATGGAAAATTTTGAGTTTATTGAGGGGCATGCTTCTTTGGTTTCTCCAACAGCCGTAGAAGTAAACGGACGAATTATAGAGGGAAGTCATATTTTAATAGCTACCGGTGCGCGTCCTATGATAGCAGATATTGAGGGTTTAAGTGAAGTGGATTACCTGACAAATGATGAGGCTTTTGCCTTGGAATCTCTGCCTGCATCTATGATAATTCTCGGTGGGAGCTACATTGCCTTGGAAATGGCGCAAATGTTTGCAAGGTTTGGCTCAAAAATAACGGTTTTACAACGCTCAGAGCGTATACTCTCGCATGAAAGCCCGGATATTACAGATATGCTCAGTGGCTATTTGCAAGATGAGGGCATAGAAATTATTACAGATAATGTTATACAGAGTGTGCATCAAAAGAATGGTAGTGTCATTGTCAAAACAGTAGTAGGCGATGAAACTTTAGAGATAGAAGCCGAAAAAATAGTTGTTGCCACAGGACGGGTTGCAAATACACAAAATATGAACTTGGAATCTTTGGACTTATCGTTACATGTAAACGGTGCTGTGAAAGTGAATGATTTTGGGCAGACAAATGTTGCAACAATATATGCAGCAGGCGATGTGACAGGAGAGCATATGTTTGTATATACTGCTGCGTATGAGGCTAAAACAGCGGTTGCCAATATGTTTTCTTCTTCGCAGCAAAAACTGGACTTTTCTGTATTGCCGTGGGTCATTTTTACCGATCCTCAAGTTGCCGGTGTGGGTTTGGATGAAAAACAGGCAAAAGACAAAGGCATAGATTTTGAGGTGGCAACCCTGCCTCTGAGCTATGTGCCCCGTGCCATTGCCGCTAAAGATACACGAGGTATGATTAAACTTTTAAGAAACACAGCAGATGACACTTTAATCGGTGCTCGCATTGTAGCTGCTGAGGGTTCTGAACTGCTTATGGAAATTTCCGTCGCCATGAAATTTGGTATAAAAGTAAGTGATTTAAAAGAGATGCTTCATCCCTATTTAACGCTTGGAGAAGGTATTAAATTAGCGGCTATTACATTTGATAAAAATGTGAAAGAATTAAGTTGTTGTGCAACATAA
- a CDS encoding HepT-like ribonuclease domain-containing protein — MFSQKSVERIKVIKKKILFIEDIVKQNGSIEKALEDEQNARAAILMHLTSISEQFDKLLHNGELEILSKFAKEDIKGSYELRNFIAHDYEGVDLYIVEDVIKIRLPIIKKTTEDILINEK; from the coding sequence ATGTTTAGTCAAAAATCTGTAGAGAGAATAAAAGTCATAAAGAAAAAGATTCTCTTCATAGAGGATATAGTAAAACAAAATGGCTCTATTGAGAAAGCGTTAGAAGACGAACAAAATGCAAGAGCCGCTATACTTATGCATCTTACATCCATTTCAGAACAGTTTGATAAATTACTTCATAACGGTGAACTTGAGATACTTTCAAAATTTGCAAAAGAGGATATAAAAGGAAGTTACGAACTAAGAAATTTTATAGCGCATGATTATGAAGGTGTGGACCTGTATATAGTGGAAGATGTAATAAAAATAAGATTACCCATCATTAAAAAAACGACTGAAGATATACTTATAAACGAAAAATGA
- a CDS encoding ISAs1 family transposase has translation MKLTRTKALLESLKSIPDYRVDTGKIEYPLHEVLFMTLFALIKGNTTFKDIFSWMIYNKDNAILKEIFDKEEITIPSKSTYHRLLINTDNNALEKVFREFFFPFIAQENIAIDGKWLRGSDVNGQYTQERHKAILNILDKDIKIVFAHKFLDKNKSSEITALKEVLNDNIFSNEGQIFSFDALLTQSEILNTIDEQGNRYIAKLKDNQKHLKEKAIKTIEEFNQPTDRVDDEDSYLTENNKRVSRKVEVFQNKSADLVMYHENFQNIQSLIKVTKTLTNAQTGEVTISTQYLMANFKTTAKEFLQKILQHWRVETYHYHLDMLTEEDDHIAYKEPFSIAILRSFTVNLYQLFLNENKDKKVLLTGKTTMADIKRNALYRDDFSVQLIESNYID, from the coding sequence ATCAAATTAACACGCACAAAAGCCTTACTTGAATCGCTAAAAAGTATCCCAGACTATAGAGTAGATACAGGGAAGATAGAATATCCATTGCACGAAGTTCTTTTCATGACACTTTTTGCACTTATCAAAGGAAATACAACTTTTAAGGATATATTTTCATGGATGATATATAACAAAGACAATGCAATACTCAAAGAGATTTTTGATAAAGAAGAGATAACGATTCCTTCCAAATCAACATATCATCGTTTATTGATAAACACAGATAATAATGCTTTGGAAAAAGTATTTAGAGAGTTCTTTTTTCCATTCATTGCACAAGAAAATATTGCTATTGACGGGAAGTGGCTGAGAGGTAGCGACGTGAATGGTCAATACACACAGGAAAGACATAAAGCAATACTAAATATCTTGGATAAAGATATAAAAATAGTGTTTGCTCACAAGTTTTTAGATAAAAATAAGAGTAGCGAAATTACTGCACTCAAAGAGGTTTTAAACGATAATATTTTTAGCAATGAAGGACAGATATTTTCCTTTGATGCACTGCTTACTCAATCAGAGATTCTCAACACTATTGATGAGCAAGGTAACAGATATATAGCAAAACTCAAAGATAACCAGAAACACCTCAAAGAGAAAGCTATAAAGACCATAGAAGAGTTTAATCAGCCTACAGATAGAGTTGATGATGAAGATAGCTATTTAACTGAAAACAACAAAAGAGTCTCTCGAAAAGTAGAAGTTTTTCAAAATAAAAGTGCTGATTTAGTTATGTATCATGAGAACTTTCAAAATATTCAATCACTCATTAAAGTGACGAAAACATTAACAAATGCACAGACTGGTGAAGTTACAATTTCAACTCAATATTTAATGGCTAACTTTAAAACAACTGCAAAAGAGTTTCTTCAAAAGATACTGCAACATTGGAGAGTGGAAACATATCACTATCACTTAGATATGCTTACTGAAGAAGATGACCATATAGCATATAAAGAGCCTTTCTCTATAGCTATTCTTAGAAGTTTTACTGTTAATCTTTATCAGTTGTTTTTAAATGAGAACAAAGATAAAAAGGTACTCCTAACCGGTAAAACTACAATGGCAGATATTAAAAGAAATGCTCTTTATCGTGATGATTTTAGTGTTCAATTGATTGAATCAAACTATATTGATTAA
- a CDS encoding ferritin-like domain-containing protein: protein MTRGNSIIKGIEPETVVKLLNRAYADEWLAYYQYFIEAKVIKGIMKDAAFAELTQHANDELRHANMVADRIIQLGGTPLLNPQEWFTHTNCGYEEPKKFDVVAILEDSIKGEQCAISTYSELADLVKDKDIVTYDIVSQILADEVEHEADLQDLHDDITEFVQNIKSTMQ, encoded by the coding sequence ATGACACGAGGAAATTCAATTATTAAAGGCATAGAGCCTGAAACAGTGGTGAAGTTGCTTAACAGAGCCTATGCAGATGAGTGGTTGGCCTATTATCAGTACTTTATAGAAGCGAAAGTAATTAAAGGGATTATGAAAGACGCGGCATTTGCCGAACTGACACAGCATGCAAACGATGAACTCCGACATGCCAATATGGTTGCCGACAGAATTATACAGCTTGGCGGTACACCGCTGTTAAATCCGCAAGAGTGGTTTACGCACACTAATTGTGGGTATGAAGAACCAAAAAAATTTGATGTGGTCGCCATCCTTGAAGACTCTATAAAAGGAGAACAGTGTGCAATCAGCACCTATTCGGAATTAGCAGACCTTGTTAAAGATAAAGATATAGTCACTTACGATATAGTTTCTCAGATACTGGCTGATGAGGTAGAACATGAAGCGGATTTACAGGATTTGCATGATGATATTACAGAGTTTGTCCAAAATATAAAAAGCACGATGCAGTAA